The Lolium rigidum isolate FL_2022 chromosome 1, APGP_CSIRO_Lrig_0.1, whole genome shotgun sequence region ACATATGTGTATGCGCATGGTCTTCCTCTCCTCGGTCTTCAAGTGGTCGAGCCGCTCCTGCTGAACGAGCCCAGCGCCAGCAGCGCCTCCTTGACTACAGCAATGTCGCGCAGCACGATCTTGTGGTAGAACACCGCCAAggctgcgccggtgaagggtccgACCCAGAAGATCCACTGCAAATCATAAGACGCATCGGATCAATTAATCCCGATCGATCAGAACAACGTCTACATAATGTGTGTATGTTTAATTAATGGATCTCACGTGCTGCTTCCAGGTCGTGTGCTGGTTGTACAGCACGGCGGCGCCCAGGCTCCTCGCCGGGTTGATGCCGGTGCCGGTGATCGGTATGGTCGCCAGGTGCACCACGAACACTGCCAAGCCGATAGGTAGCGCCGCCACCAGCTGCAAGAACGAATCAGTCATATGCAGGTCAGATCGGTCGTCGTAATTAGGACAAGCTCGTGGACACGACGCGCGCACGTACCGGGACGAAGGCGTCGCGCGCGGTACGCTTGGGATCGGTGGCGGAGAAGACGGTGTAGACGAGGACGAAGGTGCCGAAGGTCTCGGCGCCGAGTGCCGCCGTGAGCGAGTAGCCCTCGGACACCGAATTGGCGCCGCCGCCGAGGGAGTCGAAAGGGTGCTTCATGATCCCCTTCACGATGCCCACGCCGCAGATGGCGCCGAGGCACTGCGCTACTACGTACAGCACGGCGCGCGCCAGCGACACCTTGCCGGCCAGGAACAGCGCGAACGACACCGCCGGGTTGATGTGCCCGCCCGAGACGCCGCTGGTGGAGTAGACGAGGACGGAGACAGTGGCGCCGAAGGACCAGGCAACGCCGAGGTACCCGACGCCGGTACACCTCTCGTCGGCGCCGGAGGACTGGAATTTGTACCCAATAACGGTGGAGATGCTCACGTAGACCAGAATGAGCGAGGCCGTGAACTCGCCGATCATGGCGCGGTAGAGGGACCACTCGGTCAGCTCGTTCGTGTCCAGCGGCTGGACTGCCGGCGGGTCCCAGTACGGCACCCTCTGGACGATAATATCGGTTACCTCTTCGTCGTCCGCGGTGGCCACGCCGTCCTTGGTCGACATAGTTCGCGGTTGATCCTCCTACAGACTACAGTACAGAGGGGTTTTGTTCTGTTCCTGCGTATGGGGCTAGTATTAGTACACTTCCAAGAACATCACGCCAAGAGAAGATGCTTAAATAGGGGTCGAGGTGGAGTGCTTGGCGAGCATGGTGAGAGAGACGCTAGACACCTGGAAGAGGTTCTTTCCTTGGAATACAGTCACATGTCCTGTTGCCAATTTTAtcaattgaattattttttgagaatatggatTTGCATTCAATGACATATTATCTTGCCGAGCGACTGCTCTTCGTCGACATAGAATAATCTCAATGATTGGATGGTTCGTAATCTCGacttagaaaaaaaaagaaaaaaaaatgcaaactacctctttttttttttaaagtcTAACAGCATACAACCTTTGAACTTCAAACTTTTCAATTTATTGCAACATTTGAGAAACAATGTGGGAAAGATAGTTCAAGATTATTATGCCATTTTTTTGAAATGGGCGTTACCTCGGCATCTacaccgaaaaatgcataaaacctTGATTTATTTCATTTAAAATAATCTTACAAACTGAAGTCGCCAAACCATGTGAAAAAACACCACAAAATAACACAACGATAGAGAATCAAACTCGGCCTTATGCCCGGTCATTGCTATCGCCAGCTCCCCGGCAAATGATGAATCTATATAGAGTTTTAAGCCTACTCTTTGACTATAAAAACCCTCATCACATGCTATATCTAGCAATTATTTTGTCCATTAtgcatgatacttgtttccattcACTTCTATGTGATATTTGCGCAACTAGTAGTTGTATTAGGATTTTAGTACTTTTCCTTCTCTTTCCTCTGTGTGTGTGGGTGGATGTTCTGGACATTTATGAACAAAGCACGAAGAAAGGAGCCAAGTTGAGGCAATATGAAGGAGTTACAGATACCAAAACTTAACCATTTGAAGGATGAAAAGAGTGAAAATTTTCTATCACAAGATAAGAAATATCCAGAACCATCGTTTTTTCTATTCAAATTATTTAAGTATATGTGGATGATGTTATGAAATAGAATCCTACGATTATATGTTTGTTCAATGTGTATTTTATTCATATTATTATCTTACTGATTAGAGATGTATAATTcattggtgtagttggagacatcTGACTCTCCTAAGTCTAGAGCACACATGATATAGCTAGATATTTTGTTGCAAATAATTTGACCTTGTAATGATAGTCAAGATATCTTATGAGGAGCACATTTATCTAGGAGCATGATTGTCCATATAACTAAATGCCTTTGGTTCGATATTTATGATCTTAAAATTTTATAATGCTTTGTGATGTACAAGCAAAAGGAGGATAACAATTGAGTTGTATTTGTTGCTCCATGAGTTTGTAAAGATAATGGTATTTGAGGAACTGTCAAACATATAGTAAATTATGAACGTTACTAGAGGAAGTCATCACCTATACACCACATTGCATGGGGAATCATTACATTAATTCTCTCTCGCTTGTTTACCGCTTTAGTATTTTATTTCAATTTTCGTTTACTTTCAAttcgtctttaatttttgttcacATTGATTAGTTATAAATCCTTTCTTAGATCATATAAAACCCATAACAACTTATAGAATAGGATATTTCCAAACCACAGTTTTGGTGCATAACATGGCAGCATATTGTGGCAACATAATTGCAGGGAAGAGTTGTTTCCATGAATTGGAGAAAAGATCTTTCGCGGGACGATATACTTGGAGAGATACTTCCCGTGAAAGTACTATGATGCCATATAAAATCATAGGATATCAGGAAAGCAAACCTTAGAGATAGGGTCTCATGCGCACGCTCTTTGCAGTCGCCTCAATCAGCTTCCACGAACTGGCCTCTAGGATAAAGGTGGAAGCGACGATTCTCTCTAGTTgtgccatcgacaccgccgcgacGCTAAACAACATCCCCGGCATGCGCGAGTCCATAAAATCATGCCCGACATGGAGAGCTTTTTGAACCACGCCGCCAAGACTCGCCGTCATTGACGcaggttgatgtctacgcacgcttctattcctgtagacagtgttgggcctccaagagaagaggtttgtagaacagcggcaagtttcccttaagtgaatcacccaaggtttatcgaactcagggaggaagaggtcaaagatatccctctcaagcaaccctgcaatcacgatacaagaagtatcttgtgtccccaacacacctaatacacttgtcagatgtataggtgcactagttcggcgaagagatagtgaaatacaagtaatatggatgtatatgagtggtaatagcaatctgaaataaagatggcagcgagtaaacatgcaacagaacagtaaataagcggagattcgatgcttagagacaaggcctagggatcatactttcactagtggacactctcaacattgatcacataataaaaccactctacactctcttgttggatgacaaacaccattaattgtgtagggctacaagagcacctcaatgccggagttaacaagctccacaacattcgatgttcatatttaaataaccttaaagtgcatgatagaccaacgcaattataccgagtactaacatagcatgcacactgtcaccatcaagctatgaaaggaggaatagatcacatcaatattatcatagtaatagttaacttcataatctacaagagatcacaatcataacctacaccaagtacttcatgatgcacacaatgtcaacattacatcatggaggaggaatagactactttaataacatcaccagagtaacacaactagatcacaaagagagagatgaaccacatagctacagtagagccctcagcctcgggggagaattactccctcctcatcatggagacagcgatggcggtgaagatggcggtggagatgcattccgggggaacttccccgtcccggcagggtgccggaacagagacttctgtcccccgaattggagtttcgcgatggcggcggctc contains the following coding sequences:
- the LOC124673666 gene encoding probable aquaporin PIP2-7, whose protein sequence is MSTKDGVATADDEEVTDIIVQRVPYWDPPAVQPLDTNELTEWSLYRAMIGEFTASLILVYVSISTVIGYKFQSSGADERCTGVGYLGVAWSFGATVSVLVYSTSGVSGGHINPAVSFALFLAGKVSLARAVLYVVAQCLGAICGVGIVKGIMKHPFDSLGGGANSVSEGYSLTAALGAETFGTFVLVYTVFSATDPKRTARDAFVPLVAALPIGLAVFVVHLATIPITGTGINPARSLGAAVLYNQHTTWKQHWIFWVGPFTGAALAVFYHKIVLRDIAVVKEALLALGSFSRSGSTT